One Streptomyces hundungensis DNA segment encodes these proteins:
- a CDS encoding amino acid permease yields MTNDASTNSPEKQGSAGAEGSAGVATTDEERLAQLGYKQVLARRMSAFSNYAVSFTIISVLSGCLTMYAYGMKTGGPALITWGWVAVGLMTLVVGLAMAEICSAYPTSAGLYFWAHRLAPPRSAAAWAWFTGWFNVLGQIAVTAGVDFGAASFLGAYLNLQFGFEVTPARTILLFAAILLLHGLLNTFGVRIVALLNSVSVWWHVLGVVAIVAALLFVPDTHQSTSFVFTRFVNETGFTNGVYVVLIGLLMAQYTFTGYDASAHMTEETHDASTAGPRGIVRSIWTSWIAGFVLLLGFTYAIGSYDTQLDSATGAPPAQILLDSLGETGGKLLLLVVIGAQLFCGMASVTANSRMIYAFSRDGALPFSRLWHTVSPRTRTPVAAVWLAAGAALVLGLPYLINVTAYAAVTSIAVIGLYIAYVIPTLLRLFRGDAFTPGPWHLGRWSRPVGIVAVAWVTVITVLFMLPQVSPVTWETFNYAPLAVLAVLGFATAWWLASARHWFLRGVRGE; encoded by the coding sequence ATGACAAACGACGCCAGCACCAACTCCCCGGAGAAACAAGGATCCGCCGGCGCGGAAGGATCCGCCGGCGTGGCGACGACCGACGAGGAACGCCTGGCGCAGCTCGGCTACAAGCAGGTCCTGGCCCGCCGTATGTCGGCGTTCTCCAACTACGCCGTCTCGTTCACGATCATCTCGGTGCTGTCCGGCTGCCTGACCATGTACGCGTACGGCATGAAGACCGGCGGCCCCGCCCTCATCACCTGGGGCTGGGTGGCGGTGGGCCTCATGACGCTGGTCGTCGGTCTCGCGATGGCCGAGATCTGCTCCGCCTACCCCACCTCGGCCGGCCTCTACTTCTGGGCCCACCGGCTGGCCCCGCCGCGCAGCGCGGCGGCCTGGGCGTGGTTCACGGGCTGGTTCAACGTGCTGGGCCAGATCGCGGTGACGGCGGGCGTGGACTTCGGTGCGGCGTCGTTCCTCGGGGCGTATCTGAACCTCCAGTTCGGCTTCGAGGTGACCCCGGCCCGCACCATCCTGCTCTTCGCGGCGATCCTGCTGCTGCACGGCCTCCTGAACACGTTCGGCGTGCGGATCGTGGCGCTGCTCAACAGCGTGAGCGTGTGGTGGCACGTGCTCGGGGTCGTGGCCATCGTGGCCGCGCTCCTGTTCGTACCGGACACGCACCAGTCGACGTCGTTCGTCTTCACGCGCTTCGTGAACGAGACGGGCTTCACCAACGGCGTGTACGTGGTCCTGATCGGCCTGCTGATGGCGCAGTACACCTTCACCGGGTACGACGCCTCCGCGCACATGACGGAGGAGACGCACGACGCGTCCACGGCCGGCCCGCGCGGCATCGTCCGCTCCATCTGGACCTCCTGGATAGCGGGCTTCGTCCTGCTGCTCGGCTTCACGTACGCGATCGGCTCGTACGACACCCAGCTCGACTCGGCCACGGGCGCGCCGCCCGCCCAGATCCTCCTGGACTCCCTCGGCGAGACCGGCGGGAAGCTGCTCCTGCTCGTGGTGATCGGCGCCCAGCTCTTCTGCGGCATGGCCTCGGTGACGGCCAACTCCCGCATGATCTACGCCTTTTCGCGCGACGGGGCCCTGCCGTTCTCCCGCCTGTGGCACACGGTGAGCCCGCGCACCCGCACCCCGGTCGCGGCGGTCTGGCTGGCCGCGGGGGCCGCGCTCGTCCTCGGTCTGCCGTACCTCATCAATGTGACGGCGTACGCGGCCGTGACGTCGATCGCGGTGATCGGCCTGTACATCGCGTACGTCATCCCGACCCTGCTGCGCCTGTTCCGCGGCGACGCCTTCACCCCGGGCCCCTGGCACCTGGGCCGCTGGTCGCGCCCGGTCGGCATCGTCGCGGTGGCCTGGGTGACGGTCATCACGGTCCTGTTCATGCTGCCCCAGGTCTCCCCGGTGACCTGGGAAACCTTCAACTACGCCCCCCTGGCCGTCCTGGCGGTCCTCGGCTTCGCCACGGCGTGGTGGCTGGCGTCGGCCCGCCACTGGTTCTTGCGGGGCGTGCGGGGGGAGTAG
- a CDS encoding DEAD/DEAH box helicase: MSISSTDHSVLPENENNDSIEAVQVVEARENDVVEAVAASDVIEVVEIVESEADENDENAEPTVTFAALGLPEGVVRKLAQNGVTSPFPIQAATIPDALAGKDILGRGRTGSGKTLSFGLPTLAQLAGGHTEKKKPRAIILTPTRELAMQVADALQPYGDVLGLKMKVVCGGTSMSNQIYALERGVDVLVATPGRLRDLINRGACSLANVQVAVLDEADQMSDLGFLPEVTELLDQIPGGGQRMLFSATMENEISTLVKRYLTNPVTHEVDSAQGNVSTMTHHVLVVKPKDKAPVTAAIAARKGRTIIFVRTQLGADRIAEQLCESGVKADALHGGMTQGARTRVLEDFKKGYVNALVATDVAARGIHVDGIDLVLNVDPAGDHKDYLHRSGRTARAGKSGVVVSLSLPHQRRQIFRLMEDAGVDASRHIIQSAGAFDPEVAEITGARSLTEVQADSANNSAKQAEREVADLTKQLERLTRRAGELREEADRLVARAARERGEDPEAAVAEVAAEAEAEVAAAAAAAAVPVQQESREERGGFQRRDDRGNFERRDNRGGDRGERGGFNRDRRDERPSGGFNRGGGDRPFNRDRRDERPAGGGFRRDDRPSGGFRRDDRPSGGSNRDDRGGDRGGFRRDDRPSGGFRRDERPSGGFNRDDRGGDRGGFRRDDRPSGGFNRDDRGGERGGFNRDRRDERPSGGFNRGGGDRPFNRDRRDERPAGGGFRTGGHDRPQGRRDDHRGTGTGTATGSFGRRDDKPRWKRNG, translated from the coding sequence ATGTCCATTTCCAGCACTGATCACTCCGTCCTGCCCGAGAACGAGAACAACGACTCCATCGAGGCCGTCCAGGTCGTCGAGGCCCGTGAGAACGACGTCGTCGAGGCCGTAGCGGCTTCCGACGTCATCGAGGTCGTGGAGATCGTCGAGTCCGAGGCGGACGAGAACGACGAGAACGCCGAGCCCACCGTCACCTTCGCGGCCCTCGGTCTGCCCGAGGGCGTCGTGCGCAAGCTCGCGCAGAACGGTGTGACCTCCCCCTTCCCGATCCAGGCCGCGACCATCCCGGACGCCCTGGCCGGCAAGGACATCCTCGGCCGTGGCCGCACCGGCTCCGGCAAGACCCTCTCCTTCGGTCTGCCGACCCTGGCCCAGCTGGCCGGCGGGCACACCGAGAAGAAGAAGCCCCGCGCGATCATCCTCACGCCGACGCGTGAGCTCGCGATGCAGGTCGCGGACGCCCTCCAGCCGTACGGCGACGTGCTCGGCCTGAAGATGAAGGTCGTCTGCGGCGGTACGTCGATGAGCAACCAGATCTACGCCCTGGAGCGCGGCGTCGACGTCCTCGTCGCCACCCCGGGCCGTCTGCGCGACCTCATCAACCGTGGCGCCTGCTCGCTCGCCAACGTCCAGGTCGCCGTCCTCGACGAGGCCGACCAGATGTCCGACCTGGGCTTCCTGCCCGAGGTCACCGAGCTGCTCGACCAGATCCCCGGCGGCGGCCAGCGCATGCTCTTCTCCGCCACCATGGAGAACGAGATCAGCACGCTGGTCAAGCGCTACCTGACCAACCCCGTCACGCACGAGGTGGACAGCGCGCAGGGCAACGTCTCGACGATGACCCACCACGTCCTGGTCGTGAAGCCGAAGGACAAGGCGCCGGTCACGGCCGCCATCGCCGCCCGCAAGGGCCGCACGATCATCTTCGTCCGCACCCAGCTCGGCGCGGACCGCATCGCCGAGCAGCTCTGCGAGTCGGGCGTCAAGGCCGACGCTCTGCACGGCGGCATGACCCAGGGCGCCCGCACCCGCGTCCTGGAGGACTTCAAGAAGGGCTACGTCAACGCCCTGGTCGCCACCGACGTCGCCGCCCGCGGCATCCACGTCGACGGCATCGACCTGGTCCTCAACGTGGACCCGGCCGGTGACCACAAGGACTACCTGCACCGCTCGGGCCGTACCGCCCGCGCCGGCAAGTCCGGTGTCGTCGTGTCGCTTTCGCTGCCGCACCAGCGTCGCCAGATCTTCCGGCTGATGGAGGACGCGGGCGTCGACGCCTCGCGCCACATCATCCAGAGCGCCGGCGCGTTCGACCCGGAGGTCGCCGAGATCACCGGCGCCCGTTCGCTGACCGAGGTCCAGGCCGACTCGGCGAACAACTCGGCCAAGCAGGCCGAGCGCGAGGTCGCCGACCTCACCAAGCAGCTGGAGCGCCTGACCCGTCGGGCCGGCGAGCTGCGCGAGGAGGCCGACCGTCTGGTGGCCCGCGCCGCCCGTGAGCGCGGCGAGGACCCGGAGGCCGCGGTGGCCGAGGTCGCCGCCGAGGCCGAGGCCGAGGTCGCGGCTGCTGCCGCCGCCGCTGCCGTGCCGGTCCAGCAGGAGTCCCGCGAGGAGCGCGGTGGCTTCCAGCGCCGTGACGACCGGGGCAACTTCGAGCGTCGCGACAACCGCGGTGGCGACCGTGGCGAGCGTGGCGGCTTCAACCGTGACCGTCGTGACGAGCGTCCCTCGGGCGGCTTCAACCGCGGTGGCGGCGACCGTCCGTTCAACCGTGACCGTCGTGACGAGCGCCCGGCCGGCGGCGGCTTCCGCCGTGACGACCGTCCCTCGGGCGGTTTCCGTCGCGACGACCGCCCCTCGGGTGGCTCCAACCGTGACGACCGCGGTGGCGACCGTGGCGGCTTCCGCCGTGACGACCGTCCCTCCGGTGGTTTCCGTCGTGACGAGCGTCCCTCGGGTGGCTTCAACCGTGACGACCGCGGTGGCGACCGTGGCGGCTTCCGCCGTGACGACCGTCCCTCGGGCGGTTTCAACCGTGACGACCGCGGTGGCGAGCGTGGCGGCTTCAACCGTGACCGTCGTGACGAGCGTCCCTCGGGCGGCTTCAACCGCGGTGGCGGCGACCGTCCGTTCAACCGTGACCGTCGTGACGAGCGTCCCGCCGGTGGCGGCTTCCGCACCGGTGGCCACGACCGCCCGCAGGGCCGTCGTGACGACCACCGCGGCACCGGCACCGGCACCGCGACCGGTTCCTTCGGCCGCCGCGACGACAAGCCCCGCTGGAAGCGCAACGGCTGA
- a CDS encoding metallopeptidase family protein produces MLEMTREEFEELVGEALDRIPPELTRLMDNVAVFVEDEPAPDDPELLGLYEGTPLTDRGEWYAGVLPDRITIYRGPTLRMCETREEVVAETEVTVVHEIAHHFGIDDERLHALGYG; encoded by the coding sequence GTGCTGGAGATGACGCGCGAGGAGTTCGAGGAACTGGTCGGCGAGGCGCTCGACCGGATTCCGCCCGAGCTGACACGGCTGATGGACAACGTCGCGGTGTTCGTCGAGGACGAGCCCGCCCCGGACGACCCCGAGCTGCTCGGCCTCTACGAGGGAACCCCGCTCACCGACCGCGGCGAGTGGTACGCCGGCGTGCTCCCGGACCGGATCACCATCTACCGGGGCCCCACCCTGCGGATGTGCGAGACGCGCGAGGAAGTAGTCGCCGAGACGGAGGTGACGGTGGTCCACGAGATCGCCCATCACTTCGGCATCGACGACGAACGCCTCCACGCCCTCGGGTACGGGTGA
- a CDS encoding cytochrome c biogenesis CcdA family protein, translating into MTPNIGYFAAFLGGLLALLSPCSALLLPAFFAYSISSRTKLLARTGIFYAGLATTLVPLGAAGSYAGRLFYGHRDALVLFGGWLIIVLGVAQIVGMGFASRRMTELSGRIRPTTALSVYALGAVYGLAGFCAGPILGSVLTVAAVSGSPLYGGLLLAVYALGMAVPLFLLALLWERFELGGRTWLRGRVVRVARFELHTTSLLSGLFFIALGALFLAYDGATGLPGVLDVDESYAVEEWARGVGGWVPDWALLLVVVGVVGLLLTTRARRPKPPPRS; encoded by the coding sequence GTGACCCCGAACATCGGCTACTTCGCGGCGTTCCTGGGCGGCCTGCTCGCCCTGCTCAGCCCGTGCAGCGCACTGCTCCTGCCCGCGTTCTTCGCGTACTCGATCTCCAGTCGCACCAAACTGCTCGCCCGCACCGGCATCTTCTACGCCGGTCTGGCCACCACGCTGGTGCCGCTGGGCGCGGCGGGCTCGTACGCGGGCCGGCTCTTCTACGGCCACCGCGACGCGCTGGTGCTGTTCGGCGGCTGGCTGATCATCGTGCTCGGCGTCGCGCAGATCGTGGGCATGGGCTTCGCGAGCCGCCGCATGACGGAGCTGTCGGGCCGGATCCGCCCCACGACCGCCCTCTCGGTGTACGCGCTGGGCGCGGTGTACGGCCTCGCGGGGTTCTGCGCGGGACCGATCCTGGGCAGCGTCCTGACGGTGGCGGCGGTCAGCGGCAGCCCGCTCTACGGCGGCCTGCTGCTCGCGGTGTACGCCCTGGGGATGGCGGTCCCGCTGTTCCTCCTGGCCCTGCTCTGGGAACGCTTCGAACTCGGCGGCCGTACGTGGCTGCGGGGCCGGGTGGTGAGGGTGGCGCGCTTCGAACTCCACACGACCTCCCTCCTGTCGGGGCTCTTCTTCATCGCGCTGGGGGCGTTGTTCCTCGCGTACGACGGGGCGACGGGGTTGCCGGGGGTGCTCGACGTCGATGAGTCCTATGCGGTGGAGGAGTGGGCGCGGGGGGTTGGGGGGTGGGTGCCGGACTGGGCGTTGCTGTTGGTCGTTGTCGGGGTGGTGGGCTTGCTCCTCACCACCCGAGCCCGCCGCCCCAAACCCCCACCCCGCTCCTAA
- a CDS encoding DsbA family protein yields the protein MSRPKTQSKQTARKPAKSRKQPYLIGAAVLVVAGVLGMASYQVSAPDPRPAVDGSGAAAASDPAPADAHPELTGLARRDAKDPLAQGRADAPVVMIEYADFKCSYCGKFARDTEPELVKKYVDDGTLRIEWRNFPIFGAESEAAARGAWAAGQQGRFWQFHAAAYARDAKEKGFGGDRLKELAKEAGVPDAARFAADLDGEAAKAAVKKDQDEAYALGASSTPSFLINGTPLAGAQPMDSFAQVIDAAARTAKK from the coding sequence ATGTCCAGGCCCAAGACCCAGTCCAAGCAGACCGCCCGCAAGCCCGCCAAGTCCAGGAAGCAGCCGTATCTGATCGGTGCGGCCGTGCTGGTCGTGGCCGGAGTGCTCGGGATGGCCTCGTACCAGGTGAGCGCGCCCGATCCGCGGCCGGCGGTCGACGGGTCCGGCGCGGCCGCCGCTTCGGACCCGGCCCCGGCCGACGCCCATCCCGAGCTGACCGGGCTCGCCCGCCGCGACGCCAAGGACCCGCTGGCCCAGGGCCGCGCCGACGCGCCCGTCGTGATGATCGAATACGCCGACTTCAAGTGCTCGTACTGCGGGAAGTTCGCCCGCGACACCGAGCCCGAGCTCGTGAAGAAGTACGTCGACGACGGCACCCTGCGCATCGAGTGGCGCAACTTCCCGATCTTCGGCGCGGAGTCGGAGGCCGCGGCGCGGGGTGCGTGGGCGGCCGGGCAGCAGGGCAGGTTCTGGCAGTTCCACGCGGCGGCGTACGCGCGGGACGCCAAGGAGAAGGGGTTCGGCGGGGACCGTCTGAAGGAGCTCGCGAAGGAGGCGGGCGTGCCGGACGCGGCCCGCTTCGCGGCGGACCTGGACGGGGAGGCGGCGAAGGCGGCGGTGAAGAAGGACCAGGACGAGGCGTACGCCCTCGGCGCCAGCTCCACCCCCTCCTTCCTCATCAACGGCACCCCCCTCGCGGGCGCCCAGCCGATGGACTCGTTCGCGCAGGTCATCGACGCGGCGGCGCGGACGGCGAAGAAGTGA
- the hrpA gene encoding ATP-dependent RNA helicase HrpA — MSTSFADLQPLLDGASLRDAHRLGRRLEGARRIRKPEARQAVLDEIAAEAQKSADRVARRSARMPAITYPEQLPVSQKKDEILQAIRDHQVVIVAGETGSGKTTQIPKICLELGRGVRGMIGHTQPRRIAARTVADRIAEELNTPLGEAVGWKVRFTDQVDPNATFVKLMTDGILLAEIQTDRELRGYDTIIIDEAHERSLNIDFLLGYLAQLLPKRPDLKVVITSATIDPERFSRHFGNAPIVEVSGRTYPVEVRYRPLLEEDSEDADRDQITAICDAVDELQSEGPGDILVFLSGEREIRDTADALNKKNLRSTEVLPLYARLSHAEQHRVFQQHSGRRIVLATNVAETSLTVPGIKYVIDPGTARISRYSHRTKVQRLPIEPVSQASANQRKGRCGRTSDGICIRLYSEDDFLTRPEFTDAEILRTNLASVILQMTAAGLGDIEKFPFIDPPDHRNIRDGVQLLQELGALDPSEKDPKKRLTEQGRKLSQLPVDPRLARMVLEADRNGCVREVMVIAAALSIQDPRERPSDKQAQADQQHARFKDETSDFLAYLNLWRYVREQQKERGSSSFRRMCKQEYLNFLRIREWQDIYSQLRTVAKTMGIHLNEQDAPEQSVHTSLLAGLLSHIGLKDTDKNEYLGARSAKFAIFPGSALFKKQPKLVMSAELVETSRLWARVNAKVEPEWIEPLAQHLVKRTYSEPHWEKDQAAVMAYERVTLYGVPIVANRKVNYGRIDPEASRELFIRNALVEGDWRTHHKFFADNRKLLTEVEELEHRARRRDILVDDETLYDFYDRRVPDHVVSGAHFDSWWKQKRREEPELLDFEREMLINEKAGAVTKDDYPDSWRQGPLKLRVTYQFEPGADADGVTVHVPLQVLNQVTDEGFDWQIPGLREEVVTELIRSLPKPIRRHYVPAPNYAAKFLDRAVPLQEPLPVTLARELQRMVGVPVTADDFDLSRVPDHLKITFRIVDERRRKLAEDKDLEALKLQLRPKARKALSQAAAATAGPSGESIERSGLTDWTIGTLTKVFETRRAGQPVKAFPALVDAGESVSVRLFDTEAEQRQAMWRGTRKLILLGIPVNPAKFASDKLTNQQKLALSRNPHGSIQALFDDCATAAADKLIADHGGPAWDEKSFRALYDKVRADLVDATVHTVNQVQQILAAWQACERRLKATNSLTLVANVTDVRDQLAALVPPGFVTLTGLKRLPDLMRYLVAVDRRLQQMPTAVQRDTTRMAKVHEMQDEYAWLLEQLPRGRPVPQQVLDIRWMIEELRVSYFAHALGTAFPVSDKRIVKAIDAAAP; from the coding sequence ATGTCTACTTCCTTCGCCGATCTCCAGCCGCTGCTCGACGGGGCCTCGCTGCGCGACGCCCACCGCCTGGGCCGCCGTCTCGAAGGCGCCCGCCGCATCCGTAAGCCCGAGGCCCGGCAGGCCGTGCTCGACGAGATCGCCGCCGAGGCCCAGAAGTCCGCCGACCGCGTCGCCCGGCGGTCCGCCCGTATGCCCGCGATCACCTATCCCGAGCAGCTTCCGGTCAGCCAGAAGAAGGACGAGATCCTTCAGGCGATACGCGACCACCAGGTCGTGATCGTCGCGGGCGAGACCGGCTCGGGCAAGACCACCCAGATCCCCAAGATCTGCCTGGAGCTCGGCCGGGGCGTGCGCGGCATGATCGGGCACACCCAGCCCCGCAGGATCGCGGCCCGCACGGTCGCGGACCGCATCGCCGAGGAGCTCAACACCCCGCTGGGCGAGGCGGTCGGCTGGAAGGTCCGCTTCACCGACCAGGTCGACCCGAACGCGACGTTCGTGAAGCTGATGACCGACGGCATCCTGCTCGCCGAGATCCAGACCGACCGCGAGCTGCGCGGCTACGACACGATCATCATCGACGAGGCCCACGAGCGGTCCCTCAACATCGACTTCCTGCTCGGCTATCTGGCCCAGCTGCTGCCCAAGCGCCCCGATCTGAAGGTCGTCATCACCTCGGCGACCATCGACCCCGAGCGGTTCTCGCGCCACTTCGGCAACGCCCCGATCGTCGAGGTCAGCGGCCGTACGTACCCGGTCGAGGTGCGCTACCGCCCGCTGCTCGAAGAGGACAGCGAGGATGCCGACCGCGATCAGATCACCGCGATCTGCGACGCCGTCGACGAGCTCCAGTCCGAGGGTCCCGGCGACATCCTGGTCTTCCTCTCCGGCGAGCGAGAGATCCGCGACACGGCGGACGCGCTCAACAAGAAGAACCTCCGCTCGACGGAGGTGCTCCCCCTGTACGCGCGCCTGAGCCACGCCGAGCAGCACCGCGTCTTCCAGCAGCACAGCGGCCGCCGGATCGTCCTCGCGACAAACGTCGCCGAGACGTCCCTGACCGTGCCGGGCATCAAGTACGTCATCGATCCCGGCACCGCCCGCATCTCGCGCTACAGCCACCGCACCAAGGTGCAGCGGCTGCCGATCGAGCCGGTCTCGCAGGCCAGCGCCAACCAGCGCAAGGGCCGCTGCGGCCGTACGTCCGACGGCATCTGCATCCGGCTGTACAGCGAGGACGACTTCCTCACCCGGCCGGAGTTCACCGACGCCGAGATCCTCCGCACCAACCTGGCGTCCGTCATCCTCCAGATGACCGCGGCCGGCCTCGGCGACATCGAGAAGTTCCCCTTCATCGACCCGCCGGACCACCGCAACATCCGCGACGGCGTCCAACTCCTCCAGGAACTGGGCGCGTTGGACCCTTCGGAGAAGGATCCGAAGAAGCGCCTCACCGAGCAGGGCCGCAAACTCTCGCAGCTCCCCGTGGACCCGCGCCTGGCCCGCATGGTCCTGGAGGCCGACCGCAACGGCTGTGTGCGCGAGGTCATGGTCATCGCGGCCGCGCTCTCCATCCAGGACCCGCGCGAGCGCCCCAGCGACAAGCAGGCGCAGGCCGACCAGCAGCACGCCCGCTTCAAGGACGAGACCAGCGACTTCCTGGCCTACCTCAACCTGTGGCGTTACGTCCGCGAGCAGCAGAAGGAGCGCGGCTCCTCCAGTTTCCGCCGGATGTGCAAGCAGGAGTATCTGAACTTCCTGCGCATCCGCGAGTGGCAGGACATCTACTCGCAGCTGCGCACGGTCGCCAAGACCATGGGCATCCACCTCAACGAACAGGACGCGCCCGAACAGTCCGTCCACACCTCGCTGTTGGCAGGTCTGCTCTCGCACATCGGGCTCAAGGACACCGACAAGAACGAGTATCTGGGCGCCCGCAGCGCCAAGTTCGCGATCTTCCCGGGTTCGGCGCTGTTCAAGAAGCAGCCCAAGCTCGTGATGTCGGCGGAGCTCGTGGAGACCTCCCGGCTGTGGGCCCGGGTGAACGCGAAGGTCGAGCCCGAGTGGATCGAGCCGCTCGCCCAGCACCTGGTCAAGCGCACCTACAGCGAGCCGCACTGGGAGAAGGACCAGGCCGCGGTGATGGCGTACGAGCGCGTCACGCTGTACGGCGTGCCGATCGTGGCCAACCGCAAGGTCAACTACGGCCGGATCGACCCCGAGGCCTCGCGCGAGCTGTTCATCCGCAACGCCCTTGTCGAGGGCGACTGGCGTACGCACCACAAGTTCTTCGCGGACAACCGCAAACTCCTCACCGAGGTCGAGGAGTTGGAGCACCGGGCGCGGCGCCGCGACATCCTCGTCGACGACGAGACGCTGTACGACTTCTACGACCGGCGGGTCCCCGACCACGTCGTGTCCGGCGCGCACTTCGACTCCTGGTGGAAGCAGAAGAGGCGCGAGGAGCCCGAACTCCTCGACTTCGAGCGCGAGATGCTCATCAACGAGAAGGCCGGCGCCGTCACCAAGGACGACTACCCGGACTCGTGGCGCCAGGGCCCGCTGAAGCTGCGGGTGACCTACCAGTTCGAGCCGGGCGCGGACGCGGACGGCGTGACCGTGCACGTGCCGCTCCAGGTCCTCAACCAGGTCACCGACGAGGGCTTCGACTGGCAGATCCCGGGCCTGCGCGAGGAGGTCGTCACGGAGCTGATCCGCTCCCTGCCCAAGCCCATCCGCCGCCACTACGTACCCGCGCCCAACTACGCGGCGAAGTTCCTCGACCGCGCGGTCCCCTTGCAGGAGCCGCTGCCGGTCACGCTCGCCCGCGAACTCCAGCGGATGGTGGGCGTCCCGGTCACGGCCGACGACTTCGACCTCAGCCGCGTACCGGACCACCTCAAGATCACCTTCCGGATCGTCGACGAGCGGCGCCGCAAGCTCGCCGAGGACAAGGACCTGGAGGCGCTCAAGCTCCAGCTGCGCCCCAAGGCCCGCAAGGCCCTCTCCCAGGCCGCCGCCGCGACCGCGGGCCCCTCGGGCGAGTCCATCGAGCGCTCGGGGCTCACCGACTGGACGATCGGCACCCTGACCAAGGTCTTCGAGACGCGCAGGGCCGGCCAGCCGGTGAAGGCCTTCCCCGCGCTCGTGGACGCGGGCGAGTCCGTCTCGGTACGCCTCTTCGACACCGAGGCCGAGCAGCGGCAGGCGATGTGGCGCGGCACCCGGAAGTTGATCCTGCTGGGCATCCCGGTGAACCCGGCCAAGTTCGCCTCGGACAAGCTCACCAACCAGCAGAAGCTCGCCCTGTCGCGCAATCCGCACGGCTCGATCCAGGCGCTCTTCGACGACTGCGCGACGGCCGCCGCGGACAAGCTCATCGCGGACCACGGAGGTCCGGCCTGGGACGAAAAATCGTTCCGCGCGCTGTACGACAAGGTCCGCGCGGACCTTGTGGACGCGACCGTGCACACGGTCAACCAGGTCCAGCAGATCCTGGCCGCCTGGCAGGCCTGCGAGCGCCGCCTGAAGGCCACCAACAGCCTCACCCTGGTCGCCAACGTCACGGACGTACGCGACCAGCTGGCGGCGCTCGTGCCGCCCGGCTTCGTCACGCTCACCGGCCTCAAGCGGCTGCCCGATCTGATGCGCTACCTGGTCGCGGTGGACCGCCGGCTCCAGCAGATGCCGACGGCCGTCCAGCGCGACACCACGCGCATGGCGAAGGTCCACGAGATGCAGGACGAGTACGCGTGGCTGCTCGAACAGCTGCCCCGGGGGCGGCCGGTGCCGCAGCAGGTCCTGGACATCCGCTGGATGATCGAGGAGCTGCGGGTGAGCTACTTCGCGCACGCGCTCGGCACGGCGTTCCCGGTCTCCGACAAGCGGATCGTGAAGGCGATCGACGCGGCGGCCCCGTAG
- a CDS encoding DUF6274 family protein encodes MADTARHETRALLRAHLSAALGYRHLTRHCAVCHRLLRLAMEVAEPAGPEDERPPNR; translated from the coding sequence ATGGCGGACACGGCGAGGCACGAGACGCGGGCGCTGCTGCGCGCCCATCTGTCGGCCGCTCTGGGCTACCGGCACCTCACCCGGCACTGCGCGGTCTGCCACCGGCTCCTGCGGCTCGCCATGGAGGTCGCCGAGCCGGCCGGGCCCGAGGACGAAAGACCCCCCAACCGGTGA
- the bldC gene encoding developmental transcriptional regulator BldC, producing the protein MTARTPDAEPLLTPAEVATMFRVDPKTVTRWAKAGKLTSIRTLGGHRRYREAEVRALLAGIPQQRSEA; encoded by the coding sequence ATGACCGCTCGCACCCCTGATGCCGAGCCGCTGTTGACCCCGGCTGAGGTTGCCACGATGTTCCGCGTGGACCCGAAGACGGTGACCCGCTGGGCCAAGGCCGGCAAGCTCACGTCCATCCGCACCCTGGGTGGACACCGCCGGTACCGCGAGGCAGAGGTCCGCGCACTGCTGGCGGGTATTCCGCAGCAGCGCAGCGAGGCCTGA